A genome region from Sphingobium sp. WTD-1 includes the following:
- a CDS encoding MFS transporter — MGSAYWGELRTHWRPLLAATMGLGFGIGLSAYTMSLFAPKMIGEFGWEKSQFALLGSFGLLMLIMQPITGRLTDRFGVRAVSAVGVLAGPIAYLGFAFQPGSIRAFFAVAVLQIILGTLTTSPVYTRIVAERFERARGLAFSIVMTGPPLVGAVIAPLLGSFIESQGWRNGYLLMGGVTLVFGLIAVLLTPAHIGVHPHDETDKQAGPAPVGSRVIFRNPAFWVLIVGMVLVNFPQGLASAQMKLVLMDSGAASQTATWLISIYAIGVLLGRFACGLSLDRMPPHHVAALALAMPAIGMALMASPLDATIVLALSVAMMGLAQGAEGDIAAYLVSRRFGLGVFSLVMGFVGAAIAGGAALGSLTLSLTLSIWGSYAPFLALSACVTLAGAALFLTLGRRPPTMEPVYA; from the coding sequence ATGGGATCGGCCTATTGGGGCGAATTGCGGACGCATTGGCGCCCCCTGCTTGCCGCGACGATGGGACTGGGCTTCGGCATCGGCCTGTCGGCCTATACGATGAGCCTGTTCGCGCCGAAGATGATCGGCGAGTTCGGCTGGGAAAAATCGCAATTCGCCCTGCTCGGCAGCTTCGGCCTACTGATGCTGATCATGCAGCCGATCACTGGGCGGCTGACCGACCGGTTCGGGGTGCGCGCCGTCTCCGCCGTGGGCGTGCTGGCGGGGCCGATCGCCTATCTCGGCTTCGCCTTCCAGCCCGGCAGCATCCGCGCCTTCTTCGCCGTCGCCGTGCTGCAGATCATCCTTGGCACGCTGACCACATCGCCGGTCTATACCCGCATCGTCGCCGAACGGTTCGAGCGGGCACGCGGCCTTGCCTTCTCGATCGTGATGACCGGCCCGCCGCTGGTCGGCGCGGTGATCGCCCCGCTGCTCGGCAGCTTCATCGAGAGCCAGGGCTGGCGCAACGGCTATCTGCTGATGGGCGGCGTCACCCTGGTCTTCGGCCTGATCGCGGTGCTGCTGACGCCCGCCCATATCGGCGTGCATCCCCATGACGAAACCGACAAACAGGCGGGGCCAGCGCCGGTCGGCAGCCGCGTCATCTTCCGCAATCCCGCCTTCTGGGTGCTGATCGTCGGCATGGTGCTGGTCAATTTCCCACAGGGGCTCGCTTCGGCCCAGATGAAGCTGGTGCTGATGGACAGCGGCGCCGCGTCGCAGACCGCGACCTGGCTGATTTCCATCTATGCCATCGGCGTGCTGCTGGGCCGCTTCGCCTGCGGCCTGTCGCTCGACCGGATGCCGCCGCACCATGTCGCCGCGCTGGCGCTGGCGATGCCCGCGATCGGCATGGCGCTGATGGCCTCGCCGCTAGATGCGACCATCGTCCTGGCTCTCTCGGTCGCGATGATGGGGCTGGCGCAGGGGGCGGAGGGCGACATCGCCGCCTATCTCGTCTCGCGCCGTTTTGGCCTGGGCGTGTTCAGCCTGGTCATGGGTTTTGTCGGCGCGGCGATCGCGGGCGGGGCGGCGCTGGGATCGCTGACGCTCAGCCTGACCCTGAGCATCTGGGGCAGCTATGCGCCGTTCCTGGCGCTCAGCGCCTGCGTCACCCTGGCCGGCGCTGCCCTGTTCCTGACCCTGGGGCGCCGTCCCCCCACCATGGAGCCCGTCTACGCATGA
- a CDS encoding TetR/AcrR family transcriptional regulator, with amino-acid sequence MDTPISDPRPAAGRPTRAQAQARQAEMLDAALDMFLDKGFELTTMEAVAAAVGMTKRTIYARYADKAALFMAAVGRAITRTATPRAALEAIAGDDLETILVAIARLRIADLSTPEGVRLRRIITTESYRFPDLLMLSYSQGAQPVHDHLADLLRRHDSAGAICVDRPDMAASLFMTMVLGGPIRLVGSPQPMSAAEVDDWVRAAVHLFLNGIRTRSD; translated from the coding sequence ATGGACACACCGATTTCAGACCCCCGCCCCGCCGCCGGGCGCCCGACCCGCGCGCAGGCGCAGGCGCGCCAGGCCGAAATGCTCGACGCGGCGCTCGACATGTTCCTCGACAAGGGGTTCGAGCTGACGACGATGGAGGCGGTGGCCGCCGCCGTCGGCATGACCAAGCGCACCATCTATGCCCGCTATGCCGACAAGGCGGCGCTGTTCATGGCCGCGGTTGGCCGCGCGATCACCCGCACCGCCACGCCGCGCGCCGCGCTGGAGGCGATCGCCGGCGACGATCTGGAAACCATATTGGTCGCGATCGCCCGGCTGCGCATCGCCGACCTGTCGACGCCCGAGGGTGTTCGGCTGCGGCGGATCATCACCACCGAATCCTATCGCTTCCCCGACCTTCTGATGCTGTCCTACAGCCAGGGCGCCCAGCCGGTGCACGACCATCTGGCCGACCTGCTGCGCCGCCATGATAGCGCCGGGGCGATTTGCGTGGACCGTCCGGACATGGCAGCCAGCCTGTTCATGACGATGGTGCTGGGCGGGCCGATCCGGCTGGTGGGTTCCCCCCAGCCTATGAGCGCCGCCGAGGTGGACGACTGGGTGCGGGCCGCCGTGCACCTGTTCCTGAACGGCATAAGGACCAGATCGGACTAG
- a CDS encoding acyl-CoA reductase, translating into MSVLEQTAPVETAAEPIRVDHFVRGRLVEGGAVRHRSRDLGVDFATPQIDLNALVAPRSELPPLLDVPVSEIIDFLVEAGQRMDFETNPYLQAALEHTVKVNPLPRRVVENLFRRAKHFLTPEGLRCSIESSFLNPAALDRWVERTDMHGNRGALRAFPPRMVHMLAGNSPTGCISSIAQGALVKAVNVFKMPSSDPFTCVAMLRTMADVDPNHPVVRSMSAVYWRGGDERIEGTLYRPQYFDKIVAWGGGDAIKNVIKYLGPGIQMVSFDPKTSISMIGPEGFDPAVIDDVADAAATDVATMNQEACLASRFIFVEGDRAGVESFCARLQEKLGQDRETASAVAHPLPVEVRDEIEMLTLMGDDTKVWGKPDGRGLVILTDEPVDFHPSNKTANVVHVASLDQAVRYVNVATQTIGIYPPERKLALRDRLASAGAQRVVRLGGAAKHVMGGAHDGMLPLQRFVHWMSDEDA; encoded by the coding sequence ATGAGCGTGCTTGAACAGACGGCCCCGGTCGAAACGGCGGCCGAACCGATCCGCGTCGATCATTTCGTGCGCGGCAGACTGGTCGAGGGCGGGGCGGTACGCCATCGCTCGCGCGACCTGGGCGTCGATTTCGCGACGCCGCAGATCGACCTCAACGCGCTGGTCGCGCCGCGATCAGAACTGCCGCCGCTGCTCGACGTGCCGGTCAGCGAGATCATCGATTTCCTGGTCGAGGCCGGGCAGCGGATGGATTTCGAAACCAATCCCTATCTTCAGGCGGCGCTGGAGCATACGGTCAAGGTGAATCCGCTGCCGCGCCGGGTGGTGGAAAATCTGTTCCGGCGGGCCAAGCATTTCCTGACGCCCGAGGGACTGCGCTGCAGCATCGAATCGAGCTTCCTCAACCCCGCCGCACTCGACCGCTGGGTGGAGCGCACCGACATGCACGGCAATCGCGGCGCGCTGCGCGCCTTTCCGCCGCGCATGGTGCATATGCTGGCCGGCAATTCGCCCACCGGCTGCATCTCGTCGATCGCGCAGGGCGCGCTGGTGAAGGCGGTCAATGTCTTCAAGATGCCGTCGAGCGACCCATTCACCTGCGTCGCGATGCTGCGCACCATGGCCGATGTCGATCCTAATCATCCGGTCGTCCGGTCGATGTCGGCGGTCTATTGGCGCGGCGGCGACGAGCGGATCGAAGGGACGCTCTATCGCCCGCAATATTTCGACAAGATCGTCGCCTGGGGCGGCGGCGACGCGATCAAGAATGTCATCAAATATCTGGGGCCGGGCATCCAGATGGTGTCGTTCGATCCCAAGACGTCGATCTCGATGATCGGGCCGGAAGGGTTCGATCCCGCCGTCATCGACGATGTCGCCGATGCCGCCGCCACCGACGTCGCGACGATGAATCAGGAGGCCTGCCTCGCCAGCCGCTTCATCTTCGTCGAGGGCGATCGGGCCGGGGTGGAATCCTTCTGCGCCAGGTTGCAGGAAAAACTTGGCCAGGATCGCGAAACGGCGTCGGCGGTGGCGCATCCGCTGCCGGTCGAGGTGCGCGACGAGATCGAGATGCTGACCCTGATGGGCGACGATACCAAGGTCTGGGGCAAGCCCGATGGCCGGGGCCTCGTCATCCTGACCGACGAGCCGGTCGATTTCCACCCCAGCAACAAGACCGCCAATGTCGTCCATGTCGCCTCGCTGGATCAGGCGGTGCGCTATGTGAATGTCGCGACCCAGACGATCGGCATCTATCCGCCCGAGCGGAAGCTCGCGCTGCGCGACCGCCTCGCCAGCGCCGGGGCGCAGCGCGTGGTGCGGCTGGGCGGCGCGGCCAAGCATGTGATGGGCGGCGCCCATGACGGCATGCTGCCACTCCAGCGTTTCGTCCACTGGATGAGCGACGAGGACGCCTGA
- a CDS encoding MFS transporter, which produces MIVARHDRAATGEDKRMADSDPHFDTASAVTPPEALPSMAYRAYFLLLMVLVSASVQGERYLMVVMVEPIRHELGLSDAAIGMAKDMIIAIVYILAIIPLARLADGWSKRKIVAIAATVWSAAVIVCGLAKSFWILLIGRAGIGLGEGGFTPPSQAWIADLFPIRQRATALSIFLLGASLGTFLGPAVGGWAVQAYGWRETLIFASIPGFILAPIVWFTLRDSRSGLADGASAEQARPVPFLQTARELLAIRTLPPLIAAASLNALLTMGFISWAPAFMERTHGMPASQAGLQMGGALFFGSAIGHTLGGPLADYLGRRDMRWYVWILMLSGACATGIGWMILTGPGERVFPLYGLNMLLGGLSAAPLMAVVAGLVPSRSRATAIAVLMVSIQVVGLGGGPVLVGALSDALRPVYGEDSLGMAMRWALLVGIPSTILAWFASRSCRKDFAAAGGWDRSTMPAAIH; this is translated from the coding sequence ATGATCGTCGCGCGCCACGACCGCGCCGCAACAGGTGAGGACAAGCGCATGGCAGACAGCGACCCGCATTTCGACACGGCTTCCGCTGTCACGCCGCCCGAAGCGCTGCCCTCCATGGCCTATCGCGCCTATTTCCTGCTGCTGATGGTTCTGGTGTCGGCCTCGGTCCAGGGCGAACGATATCTGATGGTGGTGATGGTGGAGCCGATCCGCCACGAACTGGGCCTGTCCGACGCCGCGATCGGCATGGCCAAGGACATGATCATCGCGATCGTCTATATCCTCGCCATCATCCCGCTGGCGCGGCTGGCCGATGGCTGGTCGAAGCGCAAGATTGTCGCCATCGCCGCCACGGTGTGGAGCGCCGCCGTCATCGTCTGCGGTCTGGCGAAAAGCTTCTGGATCCTGCTGATCGGCCGCGCCGGCATCGGCCTTGGCGAAGGCGGCTTCACCCCGCCGTCCCAGGCCTGGATCGCCGATCTTTTCCCGATCCGCCAGCGCGCGACCGCGCTGTCCATCTTCCTGCTCGGCGCCTCGCTCGGCACCTTTCTCGGCCCGGCCGTCGGTGGCTGGGCGGTGCAGGCCTATGGCTGGCGCGAGACGCTGATCTTTGCCTCCATCCCCGGCTTCATCCTGGCGCCGATCGTCTGGTTCACCCTGCGCGACAGCCGATCGGGGCTGGCCGACGGCGCCTCGGCCGAACAGGCGCGGCCCGTGCCCTTCCTTCAGACCGCGCGCGAATTGCTGGCGATCCGCACCCTGCCGCCGCTGATCGCTGCCGCCTCGCTCAATGCGCTGCTGACCATGGGCTTCATCAGCTGGGCGCCGGCCTTCATGGAGCGGACCCATGGCATGCCGGCCAGCCAGGCCGGGTTGCAGATGGGCGGCGCGCTCTTCTTCGGCTCGGCGATCGGCCATACGCTGGGCGGGCCGCTGGCCGACTATCTCGGCCGTCGCGACATGCGCTGGTATGTCTGGATCCTGATGCTGTCGGGCGCCTGCGCCACCGGCATTGGCTGGATGATCCTGACCGGGCCGGGTGAACGCGTCTTCCCGCTCTATGGCCTCAACATGCTGCTGGGCGGCCTCTCCGCCGCGCCGCTGATGGCGGTGGTGGCGGGGCTGGTGCCCTCGCGTTCGCGCGCTACCGCGATCGCGGTGCTGATGGTGTCGATCCAGGTCGTCGGCTTGGGCGGCGGACCGGTGCTGGTCGGCGCGCTCAGCGACGCGCTGCGCCCGGTCTATGGCGAGGATTCGCTCGGCATGGCGATGCGCTGGGCGCTGCTGGTCGGCATTCCCAGCACCATCCTCGCCTGGTTCGCCAGCCGCAGTTGCCGCAAGGATTTCGCCGCGGCCGGCGGCTGGGACCGCAGCACCATGCCCGCCGCCATCCACTGA
- a CDS encoding DUF1330 domain-containing protein, whose amino-acid sequence MPAYMIVTREGPIADQEAMDAYSAMNRANAATFVAQYGIRPLAVYGAQQLLEGDGADGAIILEFPDAAKARAWYDCPEYQAALPYRMKAAPYRVLLVEGL is encoded by the coding sequence ATGCCCGCCTACATGATCGTCACCCGCGAAGGCCCGATCGCCGATCAGGAAGCGATGGACGCCTATAGCGCGATGAACCGCGCCAATGCGGCGACCTTCGTTGCCCAATACGGCATCCGTCCGCTCGCCGTTTATGGCGCGCAGCAATTGCTGGAGGGTGACGGCGCGGACGGCGCGATCATCCTGGAATTTCCCGACGCCGCCAAGGCCCGCGCCTGGTATGACTGCCCCGAATATCAGGCGGCCTTGCCCTATCGCATGAAGGCAGCGCCCTATCGCGTGCTGCTGGTCGAGGGACTTTGA
- a CDS encoding carboxymuconolactone decarboxylase family protein — MTDITPRISHLPRDQWTDDAREVFAFWGEPNAWEEGSKTNVMMVMANHPPLGKVYNIWGKHLLMANSLSTRALELLILRVAWRVNSAYEWHNHVGYALNAGITLEEIGAIRDFPEGGDWAEQDTLVLRSVDELIEDGKISDATWDGLGAHFDTRQKMDLVFSIGHYVMTSWALSSFGVGIEGGADPIGFDLKTGSGRTPGKTFKPGETDNWTDTRGY, encoded by the coding sequence ATGACCGACATCACCCCCCGTATTTCCCATCTGCCGCGCGACCAGTGGACCGACGACGCGCGCGAGGTTTTCGCCTTCTGGGGCGAACCCAATGCCTGGGAGGAGGGGTCCAAGACCAATGTCATGATGGTGATGGCCAACCATCCGCCGCTGGGGAAGGTCTATAATATCTGGGGCAAGCATCTGCTGATGGCGAACAGCCTGTCGACGCGTGCGCTCGAACTGCTGATCCTGCGCGTCGCCTGGCGGGTGAACTCGGCCTATGAGTGGCATAATCATGTCGGCTATGCGCTCAACGCCGGCATCACGCTGGAGGAAATCGGCGCGATCCGGGATTTTCCCGAAGGCGGCGACTGGGCGGAGCAAGATACTCTGGTGCTGCGCTCGGTCGACGAACTGATCGAGGATGGCAAGATCAGCGACGCCACCTGGGACGGGCTGGGCGCCCATTTCGACACCCGGCAGAAGATGGATCTGGTCTTTTCGATCGGCCATTATGTCATGACCAGCTGGGCGCTTTCCTCCTTCGGCGTCGGCATCGAGGGCGGCGCCGACCCGATCGGCTTCGACCTCAAGACCGGATCGGGCAGGACGCCGGGCAAGACCTTCAAGCCGGGCGAAACGGATAATTGGACCGACACGCGCGGTTACTGA
- a CDS encoding biotin/lipoyl-containing protein: MATDILLPKIGFSMTEAQIAEWLAEDGATVTEGQPLYLLEADKSANEVEAPASGTLRIIAQPGETYEVGTVLGTIE; this comes from the coding sequence ATGGCCACCGACATCCTGCTGCCCAAGATCGGCTTTTCCATGACCGAGGCACAGATTGCCGAATGGCTGGCCGAAGACGGCGCGACCGTCACCGAGGGCCAGCCGCTCTATCTGCTCGAAGCCGACAAGTCGGCGAACGAGGTCGAGGCTCCGGCCAGCGGCACGCTGCGCATCATCGCCCAGCCGGGCGAAACCTATGAGGTCGGCACCGTTCTGGGCACGATCGAATAA
- a CDS encoding Gfo/Idh/MocA family oxidoreductase, producing MVLRVGIVSAAWGAFAHLPAWRAIPGVEVTAICTSREETARAAQQRLGLPRAFWNAEEMCADPDIDIVDLGTRPSIRLPMVLAALAHGKHVYNASPHAPDWAGAKAIDTAWQGGASIGVVDAFSQYLPALRQMKAMLDDGHIGAPLGGTCHFNISLFNQPNKLFPYNWFAQAGQGVSAVRNNGSHALYLLLHLLGPIAELVADDSQILKRWTFPDGDTITPETTDLANVILRFESGLVLQMQISWSMALHDGFLLDLFGERGRMVSTSPTFPTARDCTLRAGQLGGTLADVALPDAFKATPGIALDWQSEPQPSYPMALSMQAMVAAIHGRGVAAPDFARALEVERIQEAIRISSAERRWIKIADIV from the coding sequence ATGGTGCTGCGCGTCGGCATCGTCAGCGCCGCCTGGGGCGCCTTCGCGCACCTGCCTGCCTGGCGCGCCATTCCGGGCGTCGAGGTGACGGCGATCTGCACCTCGCGCGAGGAAACGGCCCGCGCCGCGCAGCAGCGGCTCGGTCTGCCGCGCGCCTTCTGGAATGCGGAGGAGATGTGCGCCGATCCCGACATCGACATTGTCGACCTCGGCACCCGGCCCAGCATCCGCCTGCCGATGGTGCTGGCCGCACTCGCCCATGGCAAGCATGTCTATAATGCCAGCCCCCACGCCCCCGACTGGGCCGGGGCCAAGGCGATCGACACGGCCTGGCAGGGCGGCGCCAGCATCGGCGTGGTCGACGCCTTCTCGCAATATCTGCCCGCCCTGCGCCAGATGAAGGCGATGCTGGACGATGGCCATATCGGCGCGCCGCTCGGCGGCACCTGCCATTTCAACATCTCGCTGTTCAACCAGCCCAACAAGCTGTTCCCATACAACTGGTTCGCGCAGGCCGGGCAGGGGGTGTCGGCGGTGCGCAACAATGGCAGCCATGCCCTCTATCTGCTGCTCCACCTGCTCGGCCCGATCGCCGAACTGGTCGCCGACGACAGCCAGATACTCAAGCGCTGGACTTTCCCGGACGGCGACACCATCACGCCCGAAACCACCGATCTCGCCAATGTCATCCTGCGCTTCGAAAGCGGGCTGGTGCTGCAGATGCAGATCAGCTGGAGCATGGCGCTGCATGACGGTTTCCTGCTCGACCTGTTCGGCGAGAGGGGACGGATGGTCTCGACCTCGCCCACTTTCCCGACCGCGCGCGACTGCACGCTACGCGCCGGGCAATTGGGCGGCACGCTGGCGGATGTGGCGCTGCCCGATGCATTCAAGGCGACGCCCGGCATCGCCCTCGACTGGCAGAGCGAGCCCCAGCCCAGCTACCCGATGGCGCTGTCGATGCAGGCCATGGTGGCGGCGATCCATGGTCGCGGCGTGGCGGCCCCGGACTTCGCCCGCGCGCTGGAGGTCGAACGCATCCAGGAAGCGATCCGCATCTCCAGTGCCGAGCGGCGCTGGATCAAAATTGCGGATATCGTCTGA
- a CDS encoding TCR/Tet family MFS transporter, with protein MIAPTHPRRTAAIAFILVTALLDVMSMGIVIPVLPQLIETLSGSSTSAGLWNGLFVALWAAMQFLCSPVIGSLSDRFGRRPVILISVAGLALDYVLMALAPNLWWLALGRILAGITSSSFTSTFAYMADITPPEGRARGYGLIGAAFSAGFVAGPLLGGVLGEISHRAPFWAAAGLSGLAFLYGLVVLPESLAPEKRMAFSWRRANPFGALQLLRSHPELSSLAIVNFLLYFAHHLFSAVFVLYAGDRYGWGAWQVGTLLALVGLMDMGVQGLLVGPVVKRLGDRTTMVVGLGFGAVGIAAMGLAPTGWLFVAAMFPNALWGLAMPTIQSLMTQRVSESEQGQLQGANNSVGAIAGIVSPLFFGAVYSASVGPRPILPFIGSAFLIAALVLAGAALLGRAAGRKQDGPAPA; from the coding sequence ATGATCGCCCCCACCCATCCGCGCCGCACCGCCGCCATCGCCTTCATCCTGGTGACGGCCCTGTTGGACGTCATGTCGATGGGCATCGTCATTCCGGTGCTGCCGCAGTTGATCGAGACATTGTCCGGCTCCAGCACCAGCGCGGGCCTGTGGAACGGCCTGTTCGTCGCGCTTTGGGCGGCGATGCAGTTTCTCTGCTCGCCGGTGATCGGTTCGCTGTCCGACCGCTTCGGGCGCCGGCCGGTGATCCTGATCTCGGTCGCGGGGCTAGCGCTCGACTATGTGCTGATGGCGCTCGCGCCCAATCTCTGGTGGCTGGCGCTGGGCCGCATCCTCGCCGGCATCACCTCGTCCAGTTTCACATCCACCTTCGCCTATATGGCCGACATCACCCCGCCGGAGGGCCGGGCGCGCGGCTATGGCCTGATCGGTGCGGCGTTCAGCGCGGGCTTCGTCGCCGGGCCTTTGCTGGGCGGGGTGCTGGGCGAAATCTCGCACCGCGCCCCTTTCTGGGCCGCGGCCGGCCTGTCCGGCCTCGCCTTCCTCTATGGCCTCGTCGTGCTGCCGGAATCGCTCGCCCCGGAAAAGCGCATGGCCTTCAGCTGGCGCCGCGCCAATCCCTTCGGCGCGCTGCAATTGCTGCGCTCTCACCCCGAATTGTCGAGTCTCGCGATCGTCAATTTCCTCCTCTATTTCGCCCATCATCTCTTCTCGGCCGTCTTCGTCCTCTATGCCGGCGACCGCTATGGCTGGGGCGCCTGGCAGGTCGGCACCTTGCTGGCGCTGGTCGGGCTGATGGACATGGGGGTTCAGGGTCTGCTGGTCGGCCCGGTGGTCAAGCGGCTGGGCGATCGCACGACGATGGTCGTGGGCCTCGGCTTCGGCGCGGTCGGCATCGCCGCCATGGGCCTGGCGCCCACCGGCTGGCTGTTCGTCGCGGCCATGTTCCCCAATGCGCTCTGGGGCCTGGCCATGCCGACCATCCAGTCGCTGATGACGCAGCGCGTCTCCGAAAGCGAACAGGGTCAGTTGCAGGGCGCCAACAACAGCGTCGGCGCGATCGCCGGCATCGTCTCCCCGCTCTTCTTCGGCGCGGTCTATTCCGCCTCGGTCGGCCCCCGCCCGATCCTGCCCTTCATCGGCAGCGCCTTCCTGATCGCGGCGCTGGTGCTGGCCGGTGCCGCCCTGCTCGGCCGCGCAGCGGGACGCAAACAGGATGGTCCTGCGCCGGCCTAG
- the guaA gene encoding glutamine-hydrolyzing GMP synthase: protein MTLPLQDSILIVDFGSQVTQLIARRVREAGVYSEIAPFTQAQAAFDRMKPKGIILSGSPAGVPEEGSPRAPQALFDAGVPILGICYGQQVMSHQLGGEVRPGHETGEGGEFGRAFLTVTEPCALFDGLWEVGERHQVWMSHGDKVTKFAPGFKIVAVSDGAPFAVIADEERKFYGTQFHPEVVHTPDGGKLIANFVRHVCGLAGDWTMAEFRQVKIAEIREQVGTGRVICGLSGGVDSAVAAVLIHEAIGDQLTCVFVDHGLMRLGEAEQVVSLFREHYGIKLVHVNAEERFLGGLAGLTDPEKKRKFIGGEFIAVFEEEAAKIGGADFLAQGTLYPDVIESVSFTGGPSVTIKSHHNVGGLPERMNMKLVEPLRELFKDEVRVLGKELGLPDIFVGRHPFPGPGLAIRIPGEVTKERCDILRKADFIYLEEIRNAGLYDAIWQAFAVLLPVRTVGVMGDYRTYDSVCAVRAVTSTDGMTADIYPFDAAFLSRVATRIINEVKGINRVVYDYTSKPPGTIEWE from the coding sequence ATGACGCTGCCCCTTCAGGATTCCATCCTTATCGTGGACTTCGGCAGCCAGGTGACTCAGCTCATCGCCCGGCGCGTGCGCGAAGCCGGCGTCTATTCCGAGATCGCCCCCTTCACCCAGGCCCAGGCCGCGTTCGACCGCATGAAGCCCAAGGGCATCATCCTGTCCGGTTCGCCTGCTGGCGTACCGGAGGAAGGCAGCCCGCGTGCGCCGCAGGCGCTGTTCGATGCCGGCGTGCCGATCCTGGGCATCTGCTATGGCCAGCAGGTGATGAGCCATCAGCTGGGCGGCGAAGTGCGCCCCGGCCACGAGACCGGCGAAGGCGGCGAATTTGGCCGCGCCTTCCTGACCGTGACCGAACCCTGTGCCCTGTTCGACGGGCTGTGGGAAGTCGGCGAACGGCATCAGGTGTGGATGAGCCATGGTGACAAGGTCACGAAATTCGCGCCCGGCTTCAAGATCGTGGCCGTGTCGGACGGCGCCCCCTTCGCGGTGATCGCCGACGAGGAACGCAAATTCTACGGCACGCAGTTCCACCCGGAAGTCGTGCATACGCCCGACGGCGGCAAGCTGATCGCCAATTTCGTCCGCCATGTCTGCGGCCTGGCCGGCGACTGGACCATGGCCGAGTTCCGCCAGGTCAAGATTGCCGAGATCCGCGAACAGGTCGGCACCGGACGGGTCATCTGCGGCCTGTCGGGCGGCGTCGACAGCGCGGTGGCCGCCGTCCTCATCCATGAAGCGATCGGCGACCAGCTCACCTGCGTGTTCGTCGACCATGGCCTGATGCGCCTGGGCGAAGCCGAGCAGGTGGTCAGCCTGTTCCGCGAGCATTATGGCATCAAGCTGGTGCATGTGAACGCCGAGGAGCGCTTCCTGGGCGGCCTCGCGGGCCTCACCGACCCGGAAAAGAAGCGCAAGTTCATCGGCGGCGAATTCATCGCCGTGTTCGAGGAAGAAGCCGCCAAGATCGGCGGCGCCGACTTCCTGGCGCAGGGCACCCTCTATCCCGACGTGATCGAATCGGTCAGCTTCACCGGCGGCCCTTCGGTCACGATCAAGTCGCACCATAATGTCGGCGGCCTGCCCGAACGCATGAACATGAAGCTGGTCGAGCCGCTGCGTGAGCTGTTCAAGGACGAAGTGCGCGTGCTGGGCAAGGAACTGGGTCTGCCCGACATTTTCGTCGGCCGCCATCCCTTCCCCGGACCCGGCCTCGCCATCCGCATCCCTGGCGAAGTGACCAAGGAACGCTGCGACATATTGCGCAAGGCCGACTTCATCTATCTGGAGGAAATCCGCAATGCGGGCCTCTACGACGCGATCTGGCAGGCATTTGCCGTGCTGCTGCCGGTCCGCACCGTCGGCGTGATGGGCGATTACCGCACCTATGACAGCGTTTGCGCGGTGCGCGCGGTCACCTCGACCGACGGCATGACCGCCGACATCTATCCCTTTGACGCAGCCTTCCTGAGCCGCGTTGCGACCCGCATCATCAACGAGGTCAAGGGCATCAACCGCGTCGTCTACGACTATACCAGCAAGCCGCCCGGCACGATCGAGTGGGAATAA